CTTCAGCAGCCAGCTGGTCAACACCAACATCGGCCATCAGCACCCCAAGGTGATCGAGGCGATCAAGGCGCAGGCCGATACCCTAGCCACCATCGCCCCGGCCCATGCCAACGCGACGCGTGGCGAGGCGGCCCGGCGCATCCTCGAGCGGGCGCCCAAGGGCTTCAGCAAGGTGTTCTTCACCAATGCCGGCGCCGATGCCAACGAAAACGCCATGCGCATGGCCCGTGCGATGACCGGGCGCCCTAAGATCCTCTCGGCCTACCGCTCCTATCATGGCAACACCGGCTCGGCGATCGTTGCCACCGGCGACCCGCGCCGTATCCCCAACGAATACGCTCACGGCCATGCCCACTTCTTCAACCCCTTCCTGTATCGAAGCGATTTCTGGGCCGACAATGAAGAGCAGGAGTGCGAGCGCGCCCTCGCCCACCTGCGCCGGGTGATCGAGTGCGAGGGCCCCGGCGCCATCGCCGCTATTTTGCTGGAACCGATTCCCGGCGCCGCCGGCATCCTGGTGCCGCCGCGCCAGTACCTCAAGGGCGTGCGCGAACTGGCCGACGAGTTCGGTATTGTGCTGATCTTCGATGAGGTCATGGCCGGCTTCGGGCGCACCGGGCGCTGGTTTGCCTTCGAGCACTTCGAGGCGGTTCCTGATCTCATCGTCTTCGCCAAGGGCGTCAATTCCGGCTATGTGCCCTGCGGTGGCGTGGTGATCTCCGATGCCATCAGTCAGCACTTCGACGACCGCATGTTCTTCGGCGGCCTGACCTACTCCGGCCATCCGCTGGCCATGGCGTCTATCGTCGCCACCCTGGACGCCATGCAGGACGAGGGCGTGGTGGCAAATGCCGACCGGGTCGGGAACGGCCCGCTGGCTCAGGGACTGGCCGGCCTGGCCGAGCGTCATGCCATCGTCGGCGAGACCCGCGGCATCGGCGTCTTCCATGCCCTGGAGCTGGTCAGCGACCCGGCCAGCCGCACGCCCCTGGCACCCGACGCCGTGGCCGATATCCGCGGCCGACTACTGGATCGCGGCCTGATGC
The genomic region above belongs to Halomonas sp. YLGW01 and contains:
- a CDS encoding aspartate aminotransferase family protein encodes the protein MNPMTNDAVSALDQQHVFHSWSQQNLLNPLAIAGAKGCRLWDFEGKEYLDFSSQLVNTNIGHQHPKVIEAIKAQADTLATIAPAHANATRGEAARRILERAPKGFSKVFFTNAGADANENAMRMARAMTGRPKILSAYRSYHGNTGSAIVATGDPRRIPNEYAHGHAHFFNPFLYRSDFWADNEEQECERALAHLRRVIECEGPGAIAAILLEPIPGAAGILVPPRQYLKGVRELADEFGIVLIFDEVMAGFGRTGRWFAFEHFEAVPDLIVFAKGVNSGYVPCGGVVISDAISQHFDDRMFFGGLTYSGHPLAMASIVATLDAMQDEGVVANADRVGNGPLAQGLAGLAERHAIVGETRGIGVFHALELVSDPASRTPLAPDAVADIRGRLLDRGLMPFVGGNRIHVVPPCIVSEAEVATGLAILDEVLGDASRKYVN